The Harpia harpyja isolate bHarHar1 chromosome 10, bHarHar1 primary haplotype, whole genome shotgun sequence genome includes a region encoding these proteins:
- the PLAC9 gene encoding placenta-specific protein 9, whose translation MLFLWALAFILVLQEQDLLAAADPVSTLPGSLGRGSWCNEHDTIHKRLDIIEEKVIKTVEHLESEVKSLLNIISETTSNIPIAPGTPLIDIFDDTS comes from the exons ATGCTTTTCCTTTGGGCACTGGCATTTATTTTAGTCCTGCAGGAGCAAGATCTTCTAG CTGCTGCAGACCCTGTCAGTACGTTACCTGGAAGTTTGGGAAGAGGGAGCTGGTGTAACGAACATGATACGATCCACAAACGCTTAGATATTATTGAAGAG AAGGTAATAAAAACAGTGGAGCATCTAGAATCAGAAGTCAAATCGCTCCTCAACATCATCAGTGAGACAACATCAAATATCCCCATTGCTCCAGGAACCCCACTTATAGACATTTTTGATG ATACCAGCTGA
- the ANXA11 gene encoding annexin A11, which produces MSYPGYPPAGGYPPTAPGSSPWGGAAYPPSNPPPIGLENVAGYASQFNPNYMAGMASNLAGTFGGTNVPQGAYPSTPGGYPPVPPGGFGQSPSGQQPSYGGYPPPGGNPPSGMPPYPGYPGGTVPGQPTPPPGQQPVGYPGQPPATYPGQQPMPNYPPGPAVNPSMPSYPGAAGPTVSPVTHGSRGTVTDAPGFDPLRDAEVLRKAMKGLGTDEQAIIDCLGSRSNKQRQQIILSFKTAYGKDLIKDLKSELSGNFERTILAMMKTPVMFDAYEIKEAIKGVGTDENCLIEILASRSNEHIQELNRVYKAEFKKTLEEAIKSDTSGHFQRLLISLSQGNRDESTSVDMSLVQKDVQELYAAGENRLGTDESKFNAILCARSRAHLRAVFSEYQRMCNRDIEKSICREMSGDLEKGMLAVVKCLKNTPAFFAERLQKAMKGAGTKDRTLIRIMVSRSEVDLLDIRAEYKRMYGRSLYADITGDTSGDYRKILLKLCGGND; this is translated from the exons ATGAGCTACCCTGGCTATCCCCCGGCGGGTGGATATCCACCAACAGCCCCAG GTAGCAGTCCTTGGGGTGGTGCTGCCTATCCACCTTCAAATCCACCTCCAATTGGTCTAGAAAACGTGGCTGGCTATGCCAGTCAGTTCAATCCCAACTACATGGCTGGAATG GCATCTAACCTGGCAGGGACCTTTGGAGGGACAAACGTACCACAAGGCGCATATCCTTCAACACCTGGGGGTTATCCCCCAGTCCCTCCAGGTGGCTTTGGGCAATCTCCATCAGGACAACAGCCCTCTTACGGAGGGTATCCTCCACCTGGAGGAAACCCACCATCAGGAATGCCACCTTACCCAGGATACCCAGGTGGCACTGTGCCAGGCCAGCCCACACCACCACCTGGTCAGCAGCCTGTGGGCTATCCAGGACAACCACCAGCAACTTACCCAGGGCAGCAGCCCATGCCAAATTATCCACCAGGCCCAGCCGTGAATCCTTCTATGCCCTCTTacccaggagctgcagggccTACAGTCTCTCCTGTAACA CATGGAAGCCGAGGCACAGTCACTGATGCACCGGGATTTGACCCTCTGAGGGATGCAGAAGTCTTAAGGAAGGCCATGAAGGGACTCG GAACCGATGAGCAGGCTATTATCGATTGTCTTGGAAGTCGTTCAAACAAGCAACGCCAGCAGATCATCCTGTCCTTCAAAACTGCTTATGGAAAG GATTTGATCAAGGATCTCAAGTCTGAGCTATCAGGTAACTTTGAGAGGACAATCTTAGCAATGATGAAGACACCTGTCATGTTTGATGCTTATGAAATCAAGGAAGCTATAAAG GGTGTTGGCACAGATGAAAATTGTCTCATTGAAATCTTAGCTTCTCGCAGTAATGAGCATATTCAGGAACTCAACAGAGTCTATAAAGCAG AATTTAAGAAAACTCTGGAGGAAGCAATAAAAAGTGACACATCTGGACACTTTCAGAGgcttttaatttcactttctcAG GGAAACAGAGATGAAAGTACAAGTGTTGACATGTCTCTTGTCCAAAAAGATGTGCAG GAGCTATATGCAGCTGGAGAGAACCGTCTAGGAACTGATGAATCCAAATTCAATGCCATTCTGTGTGCAAGAAGCAGGGCCCACCTCAGAGCAG TCTTCAGCGAGTACCAGAGGATGTGTAATCGGGACATTGAAAAAAGTATATGTCGTGAAATGTCTGGAGACCTGGAAAAGGGCATGCTGGCAGTAG ttaAGTGCCTCAAGAACACACCGGCTTTTTTTGCAGAGAGATTACAGAAGGCTATGAAG ggagCGGGAACAAAAGACAGAACTTTGATTCGAATCATGGTATCACGCAGCGAGGTTGACCTGCTGGACATACGTGCAGAATACAAGCGGATGTATGGCAGATCGCTCTACGCAGATATCACT GGTGATACTTCAGGAGACTACCGGAAAATCCTACTCAAGTTGTGTGGTGGAAATGACTAA